The Thermococcus sp. region AGCTGTTTCAAAGACTGAACCCGGTTATTGAAATCGTTGACGTCCTCGACCTTACCATGAGCCTCAGGATGATAAAGGACGACTGGGAGCTTGAGAACATCAGGAAGGCCGGGAAGATAGCGCAGAGGGGCATGGCCGTCGCAGAGGATGTCATAAGACCCGGAAAGAGCGAGCTTGAGATAGCGGCGGAGGTGGTTAGGGAGCTGATGCTCAGCGGAAGTGAGGATCCGAAGGTGTACGTCTCAACAACCCCAAGGGCGCACGCAGAGCCGTTTAGGGACCTTAAAGTTCAGGAGAACGGCGTTGTAACCGTCGTCATCGGAGCCGACTGGAACCACTACTACGCCAACACCGCGAGAACCTTCGTGGTAGGTGATCCCGGCGAACGCGTCAGGAAGGCCATGGAGGTGAAGAAGGAGGCTCTGAACATTGCCCTTGAGGAAACAAAGGTCGGGGTAACTCTCAACGCGGTTGAAAAGAGACTGGCAGGCTTTTTCAGGGAGAAGGGCTTTGGCGATGCCTATCTAACGGGCTACACCCACGGCGTTGGGCTCCTCATTGAGGAACCGCCGATGCCCACAATAATCGTGCCGACGAGGGCCGCTAAGGTTCAGGAGAACATGGTGCTTAGCGTAATCCATCCGCCCCTGATGATTCCTGAAGGTGCTGTAAAGCACGAGGACACCTACATCGTAAGGAAAGAAGGGCTGGAAAGGGTGACCTGAGCCCATTTGCTCGTGAAGGGGGCAGCGGAGTGGAGAGAGAACGTCTCAGGTACTCGGGAATCCTTGCGGGTGCGGTTTACTGGCTTTTCGTGGCTTGGAGCATAAGCAGGAATCGGTGGTTCTCCTTCTTCCACAACGCCCTGAGCGACCTCGGCGACCCTTCAAAGGCCACCTCACCGTGGATATACAACTACGGCCTCATCGTGACGGGCATCTTCGTTTTTGTGTTTTCGATCTATCTCATCATTGCATCTGAGAACAAGCTCCAAACTGTGGGCGGGGCATACGTGAGCATCTCCGCTATTTTCCTTGCCCTTATCGGGGTTTACCACGGGGGGACGAGGCCACACGTCTTCGTCTCGACTTACTTCTTCGTCCAGTTCTTTCTTGGTGCAATCCTCTATGGCCTGGGGAGTGGGAGAAAGGCCCTGAGGTACGGCTCGGCATTGGTATTCCTTCTGGCCCTCTTCGGGACGTTCTTCGACTGGCCCTCTGTAGCGCTCGGTGAAACTTATGAGATAATCCTTGTTATGGCTTTTACCCTGCTCTTTCTCCAGGGGGATGAACGTTTTCAGCACTTAGAAAGGGATAAATAGGGTTATCCTCTCACAAATCGGCTGGGGGTTGTGGAAGTGAGGAGACTCAACCTGTTAGGAGTTTTTGCCGTAGCTGTGCTGCTCCTCCTCCTGTCTTCCGCTCCGGTACTCGCCGACGAAGGGGAGGAAGGAGCGAACTTCGGGGGATTGGCAGCCTTTGGGGTGGCGTTGATCTTCACCGGCACGGCCTACTACGCGCTCACGAAGAGAAGGCTCTTCATAGAGCACAGGAAGGGAGAACCTGGGATAGTTGTCAGACCAGAAAGGCCCTACATAACCGTCTTCGGCCCGGTTTATCCGATGACAATACACCACACCTTCACCGTGATTGGAACTCTGTTAGCGCTGGCCCACTTCGCGACCTGCACCGACTACTCCACCATCGGTGGCGGGGCGGGCCTCGGAATGGCCATAACGCTAGTCCTGCTGAACATCAGCGGCTTCTACGGGAGGTACATCCACATAAGGATCGAAAGGACGGCAAGGAAGAGTGAGATGAGGGCTCTAAAGCGCCTCGTCGTGCTTCTGAGACGGTGGAAGGTTTTCCACGTAGCCCTCGTGGTTGTCTTTCTCATCCTGCTGGGAGTCCACCTCGCTACCGTGGGCGACTGAGGTTAGAGGTGCTCTTCCCTCTCCCTCAGCTTTTCCCTTACCTCGTCCCTTATCGGCTTAAGGGCCTTTGCATGCCTCTCAATGGTCTTGAAGAGCCTCTCGACCCTCTCCCTGTACTTCTCGTCCGTGAGTTATCCGCTCTCATAGATATCGTCCACGTTGTAGAAAAGCATCTGCCCAACGGTTCAAAGGATATGACATTCTGGCTGTTATAAGCCTTACAGCTTTCCACTTTGGAAAAGATAAGCCTCTTATTCCTTCAATACTAACAAACAGTGGGGTCAGACTCATGAAAGATTTGAAAAACAGGAGTGGAACTCATCGAGGCCAAGAGGATACGAAGCACGGAAAACACCCGCACAAACATTCCCACGCCGAGCACCACAGGATGATGATGGAGGACTTCAGGAAGAGGTTCATCGTTTCCTCGATGTTCACAATTCCGATACTGCTTCTGTCGCCGCTGATACAGAACTTCTTCGGCTTTGAACTGAGCTTCCCAGGCGATCGCTACTTTCTCTTCGGTCTTTCGGCGGTGGTCTACTTCTACGGTGGCTGGCCGTTCCTCAAGGGCATGAGGGACGAACTGAAGAAAAAGCTGCCCGGAATGATGACGCTCATTGCCCTGGCGATAACCGTTGCCTTCTTCTACAGCGCCGCTGTAACCTTTGGCCTTCCGGGCAAGACCTTCTACTGGGAGCTGGCGACGCTTATCGACATAATGCTCATCGGCCACTACATCGAGATGCGCTCTGTTTTGGGCGCTTCAAGGGCACTTGAGGAGCTGATAAAGCTCATGCCTACCGAAGCTCACCTCGTAACGCCCGAGGGAATTAAGGACGTCCCGGTCAGCGAGCTGAAGAAGGGAGATGTAGTCATCGTCAAACCGGGCGAAAAGATACCCTCTGACGGCGTCATCGTCGAGGGCGAAACGAGCGTAAACGAGGCGATGCTCACCGGAGAGTCAAAGCCCGTCTACAAAAAGCCCGGAGATACCGTTATCGGCGGTTCCATAAACCTTGAGGGCGCGGTAAAGGTAAGGATAGAAAAAACCGGAAAGGACACCTACCTGATGCAGGTCGTTGAGCTTGTGAGACAGGCCCAGGAGACGCGCTCGAAGACGCAGAATTTAGCGAACAGGGCAGCTTTCTACCTCACGCTCATAGCGATAACCGCCGGAACAGTAACCCTCGGTACCTGGCTCTATCTCGGCAGGCCCTTCGTCTTCGCCCTTGAGAGGATGGTCACCGTCATGGTCATAACGTGTCCGCACGCGCTTGGACTGGCGGTTCCGCTCGTTGTCTCGGTTTCAACATCGACCTCCGCAAAGAAGGGAATCCTCATCAGGAACAGGGAGGCCTTCGAGAGGGCCAAGGACGTGCGGGTGGTTGTCTTCGACAAGACCGGAACGCTCACCGAGGGGAAGTTCGGGGTAACTGATGTAATAGCGCTGGACGAGTTCGGCGAGGAGGAAATCCTGAAATATGCCGCAGCCCTCGAAGGACAGTCCAGCCACCCGATAGCCCAGGGAATAGTCGAGAAGGCCAAGGAACTCGGCCTTGAGGGTTATGATGTGAGTGAGTCAAAGGTCCTGCCCGGCAGGGGCGTCCAGGGCATCATCAACGGCAAAGAGGTTCTCGTCGTAAGCCCCGGCTTCCTCAAGGAAAACAGGCTCTGGAAGGAGGACGAGCGCGTCAACAGGGTTCTGGAGCAGGGCAAGACGGTGGTCTTCCTGGTAATCGACGGGAAGCTCGTCGGTGCGCTCGCCTTAGCAGACAGGATAAGGCCGGAATCAAAGGAGACCGTTGAAATGCTCCACGAGATGAACATGAAAGCCTACATGTTAACCGGAGACAACGCCAAGGTCGCGAAGTGGGTTGCTGAAGAACTCGGTTTGGATGGCTTCTTCGCCGAGGTTCTGCCCCACCAGAAATCTGAGAAGGTCAAAGAGCTCCAGGATGAGGGCTTCATCGTTGTGATGGTGGGCGACGGCATAAACGACGCACCAGCTTTGATTCAGGCGGACGTGGGAATAGCCATTGGAGCGGGGACGGATGTTGCGATAGAGAGCGCGGACGTAATCCTCGTCAGGAGCGACCCGAGGGACATCATAACGGCGGTACACCTCGCGAGGGCCACCTACGGGAAGATGGTGCAGAATTTGGCGTGGGCGACCGGATACAACACCTTTGCTATCCCCTTGGCGGCAGGTGTGCTCTACAGCTACGGAATCCTTCTCAGCCCGGCCCTCGGTGCCCTGCTGATGAGCATGAGCACGGTGATAGTTGCCATAAACGCGAGGTTTTTGAGGGCCTGAACTTTTATTTTTGAAATTTTGGGCCTTTGTTTTTCCCATTCTGGCATGAATAAGGGTTATGTCCTTTCCCGCTGAGAACTCCTTGGAGGTATCAGAATGATGTTCGAAAGCATTAGCGGGGGCCAGTTTCTGGCGCATGCTGGAGAAGGAACATGGGAGTGGCACAACATGATGGGATTCGGCTGGTTTGGTGCCTTTGGAATGCTTTTCATGGTCATTTTCTGGGTGGCCGTGATAGTTGGAGTGGTGTGGCTCGTCAAGTGGCTCATCAATCAGGGGGCTGGAGGTTATAAACCAAAGGCCTCGAAGGAAAGAGCCCTTGAAATCCTCGACGAGAAGTACGCAAGGGGAGAGATAGACGACGAGGAGTACGAGAGGAGAAGGAGAAAGCTCCTGGAGGAGTGACATCTTACCGCTTTTCTCTTTTTGAAGTTCCCAACAGGCAATGCAAATTGCAACTTCTCATCTTTTCATCCCTGAAAAAACCGACCTTTTTGGTTGCCAGTCTGGAAATAATAAGCCTATT contains the following coding sequences:
- a CDS encoding Xaa-Pro peptidase family protein; translation: MRGKEDVFRKRLERFQELLRENDIDGAVIRTLSSFIYFTGTKWLRPSLLIPAEGEPTVYVVKGEAELFREKSWVENVVEFQRAEDLMAGVVTWIQGNGFERVGLEFGVERDAYLFFYKLFQRLNPVIEIVDVLDLTMSLRMIKDDWELENIRKAGKIAQRGMAVAEDVIRPGKSELEIAAEVVRELMLSGSEDPKVYVSTTPRAHAEPFRDLKVQENGVVTVVIGADWNHYYANTARTFVVGDPGERVRKAMEVKKEALNIALEETKVGVTLNAVEKRLAGFFREKGFGDAYLTGYTHGVGLLIEEPPMPTIIVPTRAAKVQENMVLSVIHPPLMIPEGAVKHEDTYIVRKEGLERVT
- a CDS encoding DUF998 domain-containing protein, whose translation is MERERLRYSGILAGAVYWLFVAWSISRNRWFSFFHNALSDLGDPSKATSPWIYNYGLIVTGIFVFVFSIYLIIASENKLQTVGGAYVSISAIFLALIGVYHGGTRPHVFVSTYFFVQFFLGAILYGLGSGRKALRYGSALVFLLALFGTFFDWPSVALGETYEIILVMAFTLLFLQGDERFQHLERDK
- a CDS encoding heavy metal translocating P-type ATPase, coding for MKDLKNRSGTHRGQEDTKHGKHPHKHSHAEHHRMMMEDFRKRFIVSSMFTIPILLLSPLIQNFFGFELSFPGDRYFLFGLSAVVYFYGGWPFLKGMRDELKKKLPGMMTLIALAITVAFFYSAAVTFGLPGKTFYWELATLIDIMLIGHYIEMRSVLGASRALEELIKLMPTEAHLVTPEGIKDVPVSELKKGDVVIVKPGEKIPSDGVIVEGETSVNEAMLTGESKPVYKKPGDTVIGGSINLEGAVKVRIEKTGKDTYLMQVVELVRQAQETRSKTQNLANRAAFYLTLIAITAGTVTLGTWLYLGRPFVFALERMVTVMVITCPHALGLAVPLVVSVSTSTSAKKGILIRNREAFERAKDVRVVVFDKTGTLTEGKFGVTDVIALDEFGEEEILKYAAALEGQSSHPIAQGIVEKAKELGLEGYDVSESKVLPGRGVQGIINGKEVLVVSPGFLKENRLWKEDERVNRVLEQGKTVVFLVIDGKLVGALALADRIRPESKETVEMLHEMNMKAYMLTGDNAKVAKWVAEELGLDGFFAEVLPHQKSEKVKELQDEGFIVVMVGDGINDAPALIQADVGIAIGAGTDVAIESADVILVRSDPRDIITAVHLARATYGKMVQNLAWATGYNTFAIPLAAGVLYSYGILLSPALGALLMSMSTVIVAINARFLRA
- a CDS encoding SHOCT domain-containing protein; the protein is MMFESISGGQFLAHAGEGTWEWHNMMGFGWFGAFGMLFMVIFWVAVIVGVVWLVKWLINQGAGGYKPKASKERALEILDEKYARGEIDDEEYERRRRKLLEE